The Halostagnicola kamekurae sequence CACCGCCAGGGCCCCCCACATCGTGGCACCGGTCAGTTGATCGAGTACGTCGCCACCGGTGAACTGGTAGTACAGCAGTCCGCCTGCGATGGCGACCGGGATGGCGTTCAGGACCACTCGAAAGAGGAACAGTCGAAACCCGCGCCCGACGTTCTCGAGGAAGTATCGTCTGACGTGTACCTCGTCGGATCGAAGCGATTCGATGAGGACGAACTCCAGTATTGCCTGGATGAACATATAGATGAGCCCGATGACGAAGAAGACTGCCGCGAAAACGAGCGCGACCGCGATCATCTGATCCATGGGGAACTCTTCGCCCGTTTCCTCTTCGTATAGTTCTTGAATGCTTTCCTGAGATTCTCCCTGCGTGCCAATCTGGGTCGGATCGTCGACCATCATCCCGGGATCACCCATCGGCAACACGGGTCCGGAGAACCCGAGGCTGCTCACGAAGAAAACGATGAGAGCGAGTTTGAGGACCAGGCCGAGACTGATCGGCGTCAGGAACTCGCGAGTCGCGTCGATTGCGTCGCTGAGATCATCCACGGCATACATGATTGTCTCGGGGGTTGTATCGCCACCATGAAAATAATACTGTTGTGCACGTCACACGAAACGATTGGGTTTCAGTAGTTTCCGAACGGCACCCGCGGGCGGACATCCATTCTCGACAACCGTTCGAGACGCATATATGCCTCACCGTCCTTAGCGAAACCATATGGACATCCGTCAACTCGCGCGTGGCTCCATCGAATGGGGTCGTCTCGAGCGGGTCGCACGCACCCTGGCGGAGCGCTACGACCGGGACGTGGTGCGCGTCGAGTTTCTCGAGGCGGACAACTGGCTCTCGACGCCCTGCGTGATCGACGACGAGTTCTTCGTCAAGATTGTCTCCAAGCAGAACGCGCTGGTCCACGCGCTGTTGACGGCCGGGCGAAACATGGGCGCGTTCACGTCGGGGACTGAGGGCTTTTTCGATCGGTTCGATACCCCTCGCCAGATGGTCGAACACGAGTACGACGCGACACAGCGAATCCGCGAAATCGGCCTCAACGCGCCGAAACCCATCGAGTCGTTCGAGGTCAACGGTCTCGGCGTCCTCGTCCTCGAGTACCTTCCCGACTTCCGGTCGCTCGACGACGTCGACGACTCGGACGTCCGCGCTCGAGCGCCGGAACTGTTCGAACTGCTCGCGACGATGCACGCGAACGAGTTGGCACACGGTGATCTGCGCGCGGAAAACGTCCTCCTCTGTGAGGGAGAGCTCTACGTCATCGACGCCACGAGCGTCTCGGCGGGTCGCATGGACGAAACGACGGCGTACGACCTCGCGTGTGCGATGGCTCTCCTCGAGCCTCGAATCGGCGCTCGAGACGCCGTTCGCGAGGCGGCGGCGGTCTACGACGCCGACGCGTTGCTGTCGGCGCGGGAGTTCCTCGACTTCGTGCGAATGCGCCCGGACCACCAGTTCGACTCCACGAGGCTTCGAAGCGAAGTCGAGAAGGTCGCCGACCTGCAGGAGTGACTCTGCCGACCAGACTCCACTATCTGTCGTAACTGAAACGAGAAGGCGAAAGGCGTGGGCGAGCGGTGGATCCGTCCTCGAGGAGTTCGGCGGAGCCTGAGACGAGCAGTACCGGTGAAGACGTGAAAAGCGCCTCGAACCGGTAACTCATATGCCGGTCGGGAGGAACAAAAAGTTCTCGGTCGCGGAACCGACGTTCGTCACGCGACCATGTTCGCGAATCGGGAGCTTCCGCGGCAATCTGACTACCGTCGTCGGTCCGCGAGCGCTGGAAACGACGAGCGAACCCCTTCGACCGTCTCGGGATCGACCGTCGCCGTGACCAGCGCGGGATCGTCGCCGCTCGAGGCCAGGCGGACGCCCCAGGGATCGTAGACGGTCGACCGCCCGAGCAGGTCGGCGTCGTCGAACGATCCCGACCCGTTGATCGTCGCGACGTAACACTGGTTTTCGATCGCTCGAGCCCGCGAGAGCGCCTCCCAGTGATCGACTCGCGGGTACGGCCACGCGCTGGGGATCAACAGCAACTGCGCGCCCGAGTCGACCAGTTCGCGGTAGAGTTCGGGAAATCGGAGGTCGTAGCAGGTCGTCACGCCCACCGTGAAGCCGCGGATCGTCGCCGTGTCGACGGACTCGCCGGGAACGAGCAGGTCGCTCTCTGCGGACTCGTACCCGAAGAGGTGGTGCTTTCGGTAGACCAACTCGAGCGCGCCGTCGGCGCTAAACAGGGCCGCGGTGTTCGCGAGGCCGGTTTCCGCGGGCGTCGAAACGGCGTCGGTCGCCGCAAGGTCCTCGACGATGCTGCCGGCCAGAACGGCCACGCCGTGGTCGATGGCCGCGTCCCTGAGCCGTCCGAACGTGCGCCCGTCGATCGGTTCGGCGTGGCTCGCGTATTCGTCGAAAGCGAAGTATCCGACGTTGAACAGTTCCGGGAGCGCGACGAGATCGGCCCCGGCCGCGGCCGCTCGACCGACCGCCGCCGTCGCTCGCTCGACGTTTCCGTCGACGTCACCCGGTTCGATGGCGATCTGTGCCAGCGCGAGTTCGATCTCCGATCCCGCTGTCGACTGGTCCCGCGAATTCGAGTCCGATTGGTCAGACACCATCGGCAGCTCAGGGGGCCGATCGGAGGTCGTTCTCGAGCGCTCGGCGGAGGTTCTCGAGTTCGTCGTCGAGGTTCCGCTTGAAGAACGTCTCGACGCCGGGGAGTTTGCCGTCGACGACGAACTGATTCTCGAGGCGAGCGCCCGTCTCGGTCTGGGTGATCTCGTGTTCCCCTTTCACGTCCATCACCTTCGACCGCCCGACGAACGCCACCTCGTTGGGCGGCGCTCGCGTCACGTCCTCGGTCTCGACCGTGATCGTCTGTCGAACCAACGGAATCGGAAGTTCGACGTGCCACGTCGCCTCTCGGCCGGCTTCGTCATCGATCGTGTACTCGGAGACGACGCTGATCGCCCGCGCTCGGTTCTCCGGGTCGGAAATGAACTCCCAGACGCGCTCGGGAGTCGCGTCGACTTCGAACGATCGATCGACCCGTACTGTCATGTGCGATACCTCCGTGATTGACGGGTAAAAAGACGGTGAATCCTCGACTGACTCAACTGAGCGTGACTTTCCAGGTCGTCGAGCGCGCGCGACCCCACTTTTCGATATCGACATCCTCCGACTTCTCCGCGAGGTGCGGGAGCCGAGCCCCGACCTGCTTCGACGAGAGGCCGATCGCCGATGCGATGTTTTTCGCCCGGAAGTACTGCTCCCCTCGGGCCGCACTCTCGCGGAGATACGAGAGAATGCGCTGTTCTTCGTTGGAGTAGTCGGTCATCGTCAGTACGGTATCTAGGGTTTCGGTCGCCTTAACTCTTAACGGCTGAGACCGGCCGCTGGGAGCGACTATCGCCGCTACTGACCGATCGGCGTGCGCGTAATTCGTCGAAACGACGCTGTTAGGACTTGCACTCTCGAGGCAACGCTTCGGGGCTGGACCTCCCCGAGAATACGTTCGCCGTTCGACACGAACTGTCGAACGGATGTCTCGCTGCCGGTCTCCGCGAGGTCGACGGAGAATCCGGTGACAGCAGCTCAGTCCCAGAGGTGAATCCCGGCGACCGCGAGGATCGAAAACGCTACTGCGCCGGCGAAGCCGCCCGCCGCAGTGATTTCGGGGATGCCGCCGAGTTCGAGCGCACCCACGATCATTGCGATTGCACCGACGACGGCGAGCGCACCGAGTGCCATCGAGAGACCGACGCCCTTGTCGGTCGCAGATTCCGTTTGCGTAGCCATATCACGGTGGTTTCGAGTGAACGCTCTTAATTGCACTCATTCGCGGCGGTTCGAGCGGCCGAGTCCTCGAGTTCGCCGCGGGTTCAGACAAGGAGTCCCGCGTTACTTGATCGTCGTGTGGTCGGACTCCTCGTTGAGCGCGAGATTTGCGGCGATCTCCGTGTTTCGCATCGCGTACCCCGCGGTCTGCTGGACGCTGACCAGCACCTCTCGAACTTTGAGGAGGTCGTCGTTGTTCATCTCAGGCAACTCGGCCAGGATCTCCTCTTCCCGATCCGCGATGTCACGGTAGAGCTTTCGCGCTTCGATCGTTTTGTCGTAGTCTCGCTCGACGGCCGACTCGACCGCGAGGGCGGTGATGTCGTCGACCAGTTCGGTCAGTTCCCGAATCTCGCGCATCACGTTGCTGTCGATGTCGAGGGTGTGACCCTCCGTCTCCATCACGATGTCCGCGATGTCCTCGGCGTTGTCCGCGGTCAACTCGAGGTTCTTCGCGATCGATCGGTAGCCGATCAGCGGGAAGCCGCTGTTGAGTCCGACCGCGCGGGCGAGGTTCGGGTTCTGGTAGGCCGTAAAGATGAGACGAAGCAGTAACACGAAGATCTTGTTCGCCTGTCGCTCGCGGTTGAGTGCCCGCTGTGCGAGGTCGGGGTTGCCGTGTGCCAGCGCCTTGATCGCTTCGCCGCGCATCGTCCGTCCGGTTCGCTCGAGGCGCTCCAAGAGGTTATCGAGCGTGAAGTCCTCCGGATCGACCGAACAGCGGATCGAGATGTTCTCCGGCGTCTCTTCGATGACGCCGAGGCCCATCAACTGCGTCTCCGCGCGGTAGACCGCGTTAATGTGTTCGGACTCGAGCGCGCCGTCTTCGCATTCGATGCGGATGACTCGTCGCCCGAGGACGTACTGGGCGACGATCGCCCGCTCGACCGCTTCGGAATCGAGGTCGTCGGCGTGGATGATCGCCTCGGTTTCCTCCGAGTTCGCGGATTCGGGCATCACGGTGAGCGTGCCCTTGCCGCTGGTTCGAAGCGACACTTCGTCGCCTTTCTCGACGCCGTGCTCGGACGCCCACTCGGCCGGCAGCGTCATCGCCAGCGTCGACGGACCGAGCCGTTGCACTTTCCGTGTTTCCATGTCACAGCGTACGCTGGACCGGGCCTTAATCTTGACTATATGCTGCATACATTCGGCGCTGTCGTTATATGGTTAATCTCCGCAGCAGATCAGGACCAGACCTTAAACAACCTTCACGAGCCGGGTCGTGTACCTGCCCGTTCGGACCTTGATCCACCCTCGCAGCTCCTCGTTCAGGCGCTCGTCGTCGGTGTCGACGTGAAACGCGCCGATGTCGTCGAGTTTCTCCGTCGAGGCGACGATATCGAGCGCGTCGGACCGTCGGATCACGGCGGGCGAGAGCTGGTGGTTGCCGCGGCCGAAGAGAAACCCCTGTCCGCCGATCGGTGACACTACGATCGTGACCGGGTCCGAAAGCGCCGCCAGAATCTCGCTCTCGGACCCGTCTCGGACCAAGACCTCGCCGTCCCGCCAGACGTCGACGCCGAGGGGAGAGCCGTCGATCTCGAATGCGTCTTCGATTCGCCCGACCGTGCTCCCCGGGCCGAACACGTAGGTCCGCCCGGCGTCGACGTCTCGAGCGTAGCCATCGGCGAGCGAGTCGACGCTCCCGCTGGCGAGTTGCTTGCTCGATTGGATCTCCGGAGCGACCGGAACCGGGACCACCGCCCGTAGCTCCGAGCGGACCGTTCCCTCCCGGTAGGCCGCCTCGTCGATGTCGTTGACCTCGCGCGACTCCACGCGGTCGAACTCGGCGGCCACGCGACCGGCGTCTGCGGGCGTCACGGCGAAGACTGACGAATAAATTTTCACCCCCGCGGGGACGCCGAGCATCGGCGTCTCCCCGTCTGCTTCCTCCAGCACCGCGGCGACGTCCGCGGCGGTGCCGTCGCCGCCGACGAACACCACGAGATCGACCCCGCGCTCGAGAAACGCCCGAACGGCTCCGCGCGTGTCCTCGGCAGTCGTCTCGGATTCACCTTCGGCCGCGGATTCGGGTTCGAAGACGACGGTCGGGTCGAACCCGGCGGCGACCGCCGCCGATTCTCCCATGCTCCCGGCCGCCGTGTAGACGGTGGGCGAGGGATCCAGCCGGTACAGCGTCTCGAGGGCGTCGGAGGCGCGATCCGGTGCGCGCGGCGTCGCGCCTCGTCGTCGGGCCTCCTCGAGTTTGCCGTCCGTTCCCTTCAACCCGACCCGACCGCCCATTCCGGCGATCGGATTGACGACGAACCCGATTTCGTTCATGCGCGAAATTTGGGAGTCCGCCCCAATAGGCGTGTGGCTTCGCGTTCAGTCGCGACTCGATAGGTCGGGATCGGTCGGTTTCTGAAACGTTAAGAGGGGTGAGCGGACACTACCGTACATGAGTACACTACCAGACCTGCTTCTGGCGACGGAACCGGTGTTGCCGGCGTGGACCGGATGGGGCGTTCTGATCGTGAGCCTGCTTCTCACCGTCGGCTGGCTCTCGGCGCTGTACCGCTAGGCGGGGCTCTCGACTCGCTGCTCGAGCCACTCGGCGGCCGCCTCGACGATCTCCGGATCGGAGCTCTCGATGGTTACGCGGACCGACTCGCCGGGGTAACTGCCGACTGAGACGTCGAACTCCGATCGGAGGTCGGCGAGTCGATCGAGGAGCGCGCTCTCGGGCTCGTCTGCGACCACGACGGCCCGGTGTGTCTCGACGCCGTCGAACTCGGGGGCGATCGCCTCGAACATCGTTTTCATTTCCCGTGGGACCCCCGGCAGGACGTAGATGTTCTCGAGGACGGCGCCGGGTGCGACCCCCTCCGTATTGTGGAGGGCCCGGGACCCGGCCGGGAGCGTGCCAGTGCCGTCCGTCAGGTCCTCGCGGGAGTAGCCGCCGTTTTCCGCCAGCCAGGCGAGCGCGTCATCGTGGGGCTCGAGCGGTCGTCCGACGGCCGCGGCGACGCCGTCCATCGTCACGTCGTCGTGGGTCGGACCGAGCCCGCCGGTGACGATCACCGCGTCGTACTCGGCGCGGTACTCGTTGACCACGCGGGCGATGTCGCCGACGCGGTCGGGAACGGTCGTCGCGCGCTCGACGCGTACGCCCCGGTCGGCGAGTCGTTCGCCGAGCCACGCTGCGTTCGTGTTTGTCGTTCGACCGGCGAGCAGTTCGTCCCCGACGGTCACTACTGCGACGTCCATGTCCGTTCTACGCGCGCCTGACCCATAGCTATCTCGCATTCGAAACGGTCGCCGTGCCGGCCGAGCGTCGAGAGGAGAGGAACTAAGTATTCTCGCGGTATTCCTGTGGTATGATGAAGGAACTCGAGACCGGAGACGCCTCGACGAGCGCGGAGCGCCCTCGCTCGACGAACGTCCTCGATACCACGCGAACGCTCCGCATCGGCCACGACCGGCCGATTCGGATCAGCGCCGGGCATCGATTGCGCCACCACGACGGGAAGTGCGCTCGTCCGCACGGCCACAACTACGAAGTCGCCGTCACGGTGACGGGCGAGTTGACCGACGAAGGCTGGGTCGTCGACAAAGGTGATATTACCCAGGTGATCGACGAGTGGGACCACAAGTTCTTGCTCGAGGCCGGTGATCCGCTCGTCGACGCGTTCGAGACTGCGGGCGACGCCGACGGGGTCGTCGTCCTCGAGCACCCGCCGACGGCGGAGGTCATGAGCGTCGTCCTCGAGCGGAAACTCGCGGAAACGCTGCCCGAAACCGTCGAATCCGTCGGCGTGCGAGTGAGCGAAACGAGCGAACTCTGCGGCGGAGGCCGTCTCTGAATGCCCGTCTCGAGTACCGGCCCCGATTCGGACGAGACAGCCTCGAGCGGAGGCGCTGACGCGGCTCGGGCCTCGAGCGGAGATACCAGTGCCACGCAGACCTCGAAAGACAGCCAGGAGGACGGCGCACTACCGATCAACGAGCTCTTCTACTCGCTACAGGGGGAAGGGATCCTCGCCGGCGTCCCGTCCGTGTTCGTTCGCACGAGCGGCTGTAACCTGCGCTGTTGGTTCTGTGACTCCTATCACACGTCCTGGGAGCCGACCCACGCCCGGATGGGCCTCGACGAAATCGTCGCCGAAGTCGAGTCCTTCGAGCGGGCGGACCACGTCGTGCTCACGGGCGGCGAACCGCTGCTTCACGAAGAGTCGGTCCGCCTGCTCGAACGGCTCTCGGAACGTGGCTATCACACGACCGTCGAGACCAACGGGACGATCTTCCGCGACGCGCCGATCGATCTCGCGTCGATCAGCCCGAAACTCGAGAACAGCACCCCGACTCCCGAGCGGGACCCGCGCGGGGAGCAATCTGGTGACGGCGCTGGGGACGACGCCGAGAGTGGTCAGCGATCCGCGGGCGACTCGAGTCGAGACTCCGACGGGATAGCGTCGCGCCACGAACGCGACCGGATCGATCTCGAGGCGATGGCGCGGCTGGTCGAGACGTACGACAGCCAGTTGAAGTTCGTCGTCACCGACGAGTCGGACGTAACCGAAGTCGAGTCCATCCTCGAGGACCTCCGCGCGGCGTCGACGGCGTCGATCGCAGCCGACGACGTGCTGTTGATGCCCGAGGGCGCGACCCGCGACCGGCTCGCCGAAACTCGGACCCGCGTCGCCGAACTCGCGATGGAACACGGCTTTCGATACACGCCCCGTCTCCACGTCGATCTGTGGAACGACGCCCCCGAAACGTAATCAACCGATCACGAATGACACCGACAACAGAGGACACGACGACAGACGAATCGACAGCACAGGACAAGCGAGCCGTCGTCCTTCTCTCGGGCGGCATGGACAGCGCGACGGCCGCCTACGAGGCTCGAGCGCGCGGCTACGACATATACGCACTGCACACCTCCTACGGCCAGCGCACGGAAACGCGCGAACTCGAGTGTGCGCGGACACTCGCGGAGGCCCTCGAGGTCGAGGACTTCCTTCGGATCGAAACCGGCCATCTCGCCGCGATCGGCGGCTCGAGTCTGACCGACGACGAGCTCGCGGTCGGGGACGCAGAGCCCGACAGCGACGAGATTCCGAACACCTACGTTCCGTTTCGCAACGCGAACCTCCTCGCGATGGCGGTTTCCTACGCGGAGGCCCACGACTGTGGGGCGGTTTTCATCGGCGCGCACAGCGAGGACTTCTCGGGCTACCCCGACTGTCGGCCCGCCTTCTTCGACGCCTTCGAGGCGGTCGTCGACGCAGGGACGAAACCTGAGACCGACATCTCGATCGAAGCGCCGTTCGTCGAGTGGTCCAAGACCGACATCGCCCGCCGCGGGCTGGAACTCGAGGTCCCCTACGAGCACACTTGGTCGTGCTATCGCGACGATGAACCCGCCTGCGGGACCTGCGATTCGTGTGCGTTTCGACTCGAGGCGTTCCGAAACAACGACGCTCGCGATCCGATCGCGTACGCGAAACGGCCCCCTCACTCTGGGACAGACGACGGGTAGAGCCACGCCGGTTCGGCCATCAGCGTCTCACAGACTCGAACGACCGCGAGGAAAACGCTCATCCGTCGCTGCATTGAACTACCAGTAAATGCGATCGATACCGCTCGAGTGGTTTCGAGACGAGGACGGCGACTGGACGGTTTTTGCCGATCGTCGCGGCGAATTCGTCGTCCTCCTCGCCGGGCTTCCCCTCGTCGTTTGGCTGCTCGCGAGCGAGGTGGGCGGGCTCGATCCGGGGTGGCGCTGGCCGGCGGTTCCGCTCGGTATCGTCGTTGGAATCGCGTACACGCGGCGCTATCGATCGCTCGTCATCGATGCACTTCCGGAGGACTCGAGCACGACGATACTCCTGACGCTGTTCGGCAGCGGGTTCGGACTCTCGACGCTCGAGACCTTACACCTCGCACAGCCCGTACTATTGTTTGTACTCGCTGCGGGGACGACGGTGGCGCTCGTCTATGCCCTTCGGCTACTCTCACCGCTTCACGACGGCTGTGAGCCCGCGCGCCGCGGGGTCGATCCCCCGGGAACGATCTGAGTCGCTTCGAGGCCGCAGCGAAGACGAAAACCAATCACGGCTAGTAGATCGAGGCCGCCTCGCTGTCCGCGTCCTTGAGTCCGACGATGTCGTCTTCGGTGAGGTCGTCGTACTCCTCGACGTACGCGACGGCGTCGTCTCGGTCGGCGAACGGCACGGGACTGTCCATCGGCGCGTCGATGCGCTCCTGATCGTGCTCGAGGACGAACGAGGCCTCCGTCGCGTCGATCAGATCCAGACTCTCGTGGCCCGTCGTCCAGACGGCGCTGATCTCCGCGTCTGGTCCCCCCTCTTTCGCTGGATCGACGTAGTAATTGAACAGACAGCCCGCGGAGTCGAAGAACGTGGCACCTTCTCCTTCGTGGACGAGCTGTGCGTTCGAGTTGTCCCAATCGGCGGGCAGCATATTACAGACTGGACACCGGTACTCCTCGGGCGGCTCGATCGGCTCGTCGCCGGGATGGTCGACGAGTTCGATCGGCTCGGGTTCGTCTTCGGAGTCCCCCTCGGGCTCCTCCGAGCGATTCAGACAGCCCGCGAGGCATCCGGCGCCGACG is a genomic window containing:
- a CDS encoding DUF7525 family protein, giving the protein MATQTESATDKGVGLSMALGALAVVGAIAMIVGALELGGIPEITAAGGFAGAVAFSILAVAGIHLWD
- a CDS encoding competence/damage-inducible protein A, translating into MDVAVVTVGDELLAGRTTNTNAAWLGERLADRGVRVERATTVPDRVGDIARVVNEYRAEYDAVIVTGGLGPTHDDVTMDGVAAAVGRPLEPHDDALAWLAENGGYSREDLTDGTGTLPAGSRALHNTEGVAPGAVLENIYVLPGVPREMKTMFEAIAPEFDGVETHRAVVVADEPESALLDRLADLRSEFDVSVGSYPGESVRVTIESSDPEIVEAAAEWLEQRVESPA
- a CDS encoding nitrous oxide reductase accessory protein NosL; the encoded protein is MNRTGSRPLSRRAFVAAAGVGAGCLAGCLNRSEEPEGDSEDEPEPIELVDHPGDEPIEPPEEYRCPVCNMLPADWDNSNAQLVHEGEGATFFDSAGCLFNYYVDPAKEGGPDAEISAVWTTGHESLDLIDATEASFVLEHDQERIDAPMDSPVPFADRDDAVAYVEEYDDLTEDDIVGLKDADSEAASIY
- a CDS encoding SRPBCC family protein, which encodes MTVRVDRSFEVDATPERVWEFISDPENRARAISVVSEYTIDDEAGREATWHVELPIPLVRQTITVETEDVTRAPPNEVAFVGRSKVMDVKGEHEITQTETGARLENQFVVDGKLPGVETFFKRNLDDELENLRRALENDLRSAP
- a CDS encoding 6-pyruvoyl trahydropterin synthase family protein, with protein sequence MKELETGDASTSAERPRSTNVLDTTRTLRIGHDRPIRISAGHRLRHHDGKCARPHGHNYEVAVTVTGELTDEGWVVDKGDITQVIDEWDHKFLLEAGDPLVDAFETAGDADGVVVLEHPPTAEVMSVVLERKLAETLPETVESVGVRVSETSELCGGGRL
- the queC gene encoding 7-cyano-7-deazaguanine synthase QueC, which encodes MTPTTEDTTTDESTAQDKRAVVLLSGGMDSATAAYEARARGYDIYALHTSYGQRTETRELECARTLAEALEVEDFLRIETGHLAAIGGSSLTDDELAVGDAEPDSDEIPNTYVPFRNANLLAMAVSYAEAHDCGAVFIGAHSEDFSGYPDCRPAFFDAFEAVVDAGTKPETDISIEAPFVEWSKTDIARRGLELEVPYEHTWSCYRDDEPACGTCDSCAFRLEAFRNNDARDPIAYAKRPPHSGTDDG
- a CDS encoding nitrilase-related carbon-nitrogen hydrolase, producing MSDQSDSNSRDQSTAGSEIELALAQIAIEPGDVDGNVERATAAVGRAAAAGADLVALPELFNVGYFAFDEYASHAEPIDGRTFGRLRDAAIDHGVAVLAGSIVEDLAATDAVSTPAETGLANTAALFSADGALELVYRKHHLFGYESAESDLLVPGESVDTATIRGFTVGVTTCYDLRFPELYRELVDSGAQLLLIPSAWPYPRVDHWEALSRARAIENQCYVATINGSGSFDDADLLGRSTVYDPWGVRLASSGDDPALVTATVDPETVEGVRSSFPALADRRR
- a CDS encoding RIO1 family regulatory kinase/ATPase domain-containing protein, whose amino-acid sequence is MDIRQLARGSIEWGRLERVARTLAERYDRDVVRVEFLEADNWLSTPCVIDDEFFVKIVSKQNALVHALLTAGRNMGAFTSGTEGFFDRFDTPRQMVEHEYDATQRIREIGLNAPKPIESFEVNGLGVLVLEYLPDFRSLDDVDDSDVRARAPELFELLATMHANELAHGDLRAENVLLCEGELYVIDATSVSAGRMDETTAYDLACAMALLEPRIGARDAVREAAAVYDADALLSAREFLDFVRMRPDHQFDSTRLRSEVEKVADLQE
- a CDS encoding ATP-NAD kinase family protein — encoded protein: MNEIGFVVNPIAGMGGRVGLKGTDGKLEEARRRGATPRAPDRASDALETLYRLDPSPTVYTAAGSMGESAAVAAGFDPTVVFEPESAAEGESETTAEDTRGAVRAFLERGVDLVVFVGGDGTAADVAAVLEEADGETPMLGVPAGVKIYSSVFAVTPADAGRVAAEFDRVESREVNDIDEAAYREGTVRSELRAVVPVPVAPEIQSSKQLASGSVDSLADGYARDVDAGRTYVFGPGSTVGRIEDAFEIDGSPLGVDVWRDGEVLVRDGSESEILAALSDPVTIVVSPIGGQGFLFGRGNHQLSPAVIRRSDALDIVASTEKLDDIGAFHVDTDDERLNEELRGWIKVRTGRYTTRLVKVV
- a CDS encoding DUF7123 family protein, with translation MTDYSNEEQRILSYLRESAARGEQYFRAKNIASAIGLSSKQVGARLPHLAEKSEDVDIEKWGRARSTTWKVTLS
- a CDS encoding 7-carboxy-7-deazaguanine synthase QueE, producing the protein MPVSSTGPDSDETASSGGADAARASSGDTSATQTSKDSQEDGALPINELFYSLQGEGILAGVPSVFVRTSGCNLRCWFCDSYHTSWEPTHARMGLDEIVAEVESFERADHVVLTGGEPLLHEESVRLLERLSERGYHTTVETNGTIFRDAPIDLASISPKLENSTPTPERDPRGEQSGDGAGDDAESGQRSAGDSSRDSDGIASRHERDRIDLEAMARLVETYDSQLKFVVTDESDVTEVESILEDLRAASTASIAADDVLLMPEGATRDRLAETRTRVAELAMEHGFRYTPRLHVDLWNDAPET
- a CDS encoding phosphate signaling complex PhoU family protein, which encodes METRKVQRLGPSTLAMTLPAEWASEHGVEKGDEVSLRTSGKGTLTVMPESANSEETEAIIHADDLDSEAVERAIVAQYVLGRRVIRIECEDGALESEHINAVYRAETQLMGLGVIEETPENISIRCSVDPEDFTLDNLLERLERTGRTMRGEAIKALAHGNPDLAQRALNRERQANKIFVLLLRLIFTAYQNPNLARAVGLNSGFPLIGYRSIAKNLELTADNAEDIADIVMETEGHTLDIDSNVMREIRELTELVDDITALAVESAVERDYDKTIEARKLYRDIADREEEILAELPEMNNDDLLKVREVLVSVQQTAGYAMRNTEIAANLALNEESDHTTIK